A stretch of DNA from Ovis aries strain OAR_USU_Benz2616 breed Rambouillet chromosome 14, ARS-UI_Ramb_v3.0, whole genome shotgun sequence:
CAATGCTTGTTCATGCAAGTTGGGTGAGGCGTGTGACCCAGGAGTGTCTTGGCTGGCTTACGCGTGTTCACCAGGCGTGTGGCTGTGGGCTGGGGTATCTGATGGTTGGTGGGGGCTTTCTGGGCGAGCCTGTCAGGCAAGGGTTTGTGTGCATGGGACAAGGTGTcggtctcattgtagttttccaGGCCTGTCACCTGTGTCAGCGGGCAGGGGTGTAGAGCTGGGTGTGACTCTCTCTGGCTATAGCTGGTGAGTGTAGGTGGGGCGTTTGCATGTGCTGGTTGCCACGCTGGTGTCCTGGCTGCCACTGGTGTGTGCACACGTCCTTTTCAGGCCTGGTATAGTCCCAGAATCACTCATGTAATGCCCCTCACCCATCTAGCAGGGTGGGCTCTAAGGAGTAGGGGGCGGGGCAGTAGACCAGCCCTACCATCCCACATCCCACCTTCCATCTCTCCCAGAATAAGCCGCCTCTTCAATGGCACCGAGCCCATTGTCCTGGACAGTTTGAAGCAACACTATTTCATCGACCGGGATGGGGAGATTTTCCGCTACGTCCTGAGCTTCCTGCGGACATccaaactgctgcttcctgatgaCTTCAAGGTAAGTCCGCAGCCGGCGGCTCCCCGGCACAGCCTGTGCGGTGGCATTACACAGGGGACGCTGTGACTTAATAAGCGGACCCACGGTTGTCATGGCAACCATAAAAACTTAAACGATGAAGCCGAGGGCTAAATCAGTTTTTCTAaactaattttgttttctcacaTTTTTAGCTTATTTATCAGGGTGTAACAACAATTAAGCAGCGACAGCAAGCACTTACCCCAGTTGTATGCTGAAGGACCGTCATGTGCTGGAGTTACAGGAGTTAGAGGTTCCCAAAGCTGGTCCTTGTCGGCACTTGGCAGAGGGAACACCCTGATCCACACCAAAAAGAACTTTAAACAAAAGTTCTCACCCCCCGGTCCTGGGATGAGCCTGTCTGCAGCAGCCAGCCTGGTTCTGAGAGTCCTGCCTCCAGGGTTGGACTCCTCTGTGGCTTAGGGATCCCAGAGGCAGGAAATCCGGGCTGGGACTACCCCAGCTCCAACCAGCAaatgtccttccttccttccagcaCCCAGAGGACCCATTGGTCCTAGGGCCGTTTTATCCTTCATTGAATTCAGTTTCTGGGTGCCAGCAACTGAACTCAGGCTAAAAATGCAGTGGGAGAAGGCAGATATAGGTCCTGTGCTCACAGTGGTTATAGTTTATGGGATGATAGATGTTGAACAGAAAACCACTTAAATTCCACAGGGGCAGAGAAGCAGGAAGTACTGTGAGAGGGAACCACGGGGAACCTGGCCTGGGTGGGTTTGGAGGGAAGAGTGTTTCTCTGGGTGAtgatggagaaacagaggcagaAGGGTATGAGGGCCTTGGGGGTGAGGAGCAGCGAGGGTAAGGAGCTAGATAGGTGGCAGCCTGGGGCTGTGTGAACTGGGAGGGGAAAAGCAGGAAGAGGCTGCAGATTGCGTCTGGTCCCTGAATGCAGAGGGAGGGTGAGTAGGGGCAGGACCCTCTGATCTGTTGTGTGAAGGATGTGGAGGGAGCAGGAAGGCGGAGGCAGCGAAGGTGGAATGAAGTGGTAGATTCGATTCACATTTGGGGAAAAGATGCAAAAGCCACAGTGTGGACAGTGGGGGTCAGGGGGCTCTTGAGGGTTCCCCTGACCTGCAGCCTGAGTCCTGAGTGGATGCGTGGAGGCCCCGGGTAGAACAGGCTGAAGCAGCCCATGCCTGTGTGGAAGAACTTGTGGGGCATCTGGGGGAGGTACTCTGGGCTTTAAGGAAGGATGTAGGGGTTGCTGGTTTGCAGATATCATTTAAAACCTCTAGTGGATGAGAACAGGGGCCCCGCATGAAGCTGTGATGAACTTTTGTGGTTCTTGACAGGATAGGTTCTTGACTGATGGCAGGTGTGGGGTGACTCTGAAGGTTAGGGTCAGTCAGCAGGCAGAGTGACCTAGGGCCAGCGGTGTGGGCCCAGCTTTAGGGATTGGGCTTCCTTGCCTGCTCCCAGGGGTCCTCGGGCTCACCAGTGGGACTTGAGCTGAGTGGTTTGGTCATGGGTCATCAGCTGctcagggctggggtgggtgtgggtggacatgtgtttgaggGGGCAGGGGACCAATGTCAGGGCCTTGAGGGGCGGTCGGTGTGAGCCCACCAGCCTGGGTTTGAGCTGCTGGTGAGAGGTGGGTGGCCCCCCTCAGACACCTCCTCACACTGCTGGCCACGGCAGGGACCAACCTTGCTGCTGACCTTTAAGCTTCACCCACTCTGAGCTGCGTGATAacatccattttatagatgaggaaactaaggctcagaaaagGTCTggtagatgctgctgctgctgaaaatCCAACCCAGGCAGGTCCCTTTCGCCTCCCTGGAAGACAGTGAGCATctccagggagggaggcagggctgtcCTGTGCCCACCCCAGCCTGTCCTCTCAGAGAAGGCAGCAGGTCCCCAACCATCCGCATAGCCTCAGGCTCTTCTAGTCTAGCTTTCAGGTCCTTCTAGAAACTTCTCTCTGCTTCGGGAGAGGGGGATGAAGCTTCTGTGGCTTAGGGCCCGATGGAAGGGCTTACAGGGTCGGGGACAGGTGCACACCAGCCACTGCCCTTGGGCGGAGGCCAGACGTTTTGGGGGGCACACTCTCACCGGAGCCTCACTTTCTGGATCTGTACAATGGGGACAACCATCCCAGCCCACactgtgctgggggtgggggtgggggcaaaaTTCCCCCGGACTTTGAGCGGGCGGGGTCGCGGAGCTCTGGAGCCAGAAGGGCGGacccccaccgcccccaccgTATGCGCATGCCTGCAGGACTTCAGCCTGCTGTACGAGGAGGCGCGCTATTAccagctacagcccatggtgcgCGAGCTGGAGCGCTGGCAGCACGAGCAGGAGCAGCGGCGCCGCAGCCGGGCCTGCGACTGCCTGGTGGTGCGGGTCACGCCTGACCTGGGCGAGCGGATCGCGCTCAGCGGCGAGAAGGCCCTCATCGAGGAGGTCTTCCCCGAGACCGGGGACGTCATGTGCAACTCGGTCAACGCTGGTTGGAACCAGGACCCCACGCACGTCATCCGCTTCCCGCTCAACGGCTACTGCCGGCTCAACTCGGTGCAGGTGAGGGCCGGCCGCTCCTGCCTCCTCCCGCTCTGCCTCCCCGAAGCCCTGGGGCTGCGGCAGAAGAAGAGTAGTAGGGGGGAGGCCGGGTCCCTAGGATGGCGAGGCCCTCCGTGCCATCTTACAGAAAAGGCAACAATGTGTCGATGCATAATTTATGTCCCGCTCATAATTAAATGATGGCGCCTGGGGGATGGACTTAAAAAAATtgatctgtgctttttttttttttccaaaaggatGTTCTATAAAAATGGCCTAGAGTATTTTCAACAAAGTGTGCTTCATTTGACACCCAGAGTCTGACTTTGGATTCAAATTAAACCCAGGCAATAGGAGCAGCAGGTCAGAGGCTGAGAGTGGGGGCGGTTTGGAGCCCCCTTCCTCATCATGCTGACCTGGGGCCACCAGCATCCACGGCACAGCTTCCCAGAGCATTTCTAGACTGGTTTTCCCCACATGGGTCTAAAAGTTGGGAAGCCCCTGATGGAGTGGGGGCCTATTTTCCACCTGCTCTTCCAGACCCAAGAGCAGACTCCTGCTTCTGGCTTGGTTGGGGCAGAGCGCACTTGGTAGGGAGAACTCTGTAGGCTGTCCTTCAGAACTTGCTAGTGAGTTGCCGGACACAGGTGTCAGATACACTGACTGGGGCTCCCTCTCACAGAGGCACAAACCCACGTGGACACGGAGACCTGCAGAAACGGGAGAGAGCTCCTCTCCACCACGAGCTCCCTTGAGCTGATCAGGCCCCAGGCCTCAAACCATCTGGGATTCCTAGCTCAGGGAAGCAGGTGGCTGCCCTGAGGCCAGGGGCCGGGTCTCTGCTGCTGGGGCCTCAGTGAGGGAGGGGGACCCAGGACCATGTGTCTGGGAGAGAGGGGCCCAGTCAAGGTTGTGGACCCCCAAGGGCAGTGGGATGGCACCCATCCAGGTTTTATCTCTTAAGGGGCCCTGACCCTTCTGTGGCTGCCCCGCTGGTGGTTGTGCCCAGACCCCTGTCAGGAGAAGGTAACTCACCCTGGCAAGTGCCCACCAGGCCCAGGGGGGCAGACTCTTGCGTCTGGGCTTTGCTGACCCCCTGTTTCTTCCCCGGCAGGTCCTGGAGAGGCTCTTCCAGAGGGGTTTCAGCGTGGCCGCATCCTGCGGGGGTGGCGTGGACTCCTCCCAATTCAGCGAGTATGTGCTTTGCCGGGAGGAGCGGCGACCACAGCCCAACCCCACTGCTGTCCGAATAAAGCAGGAGCCCCTGGACTAGGCCCTGCCTCAGTGTCCACCTGAGGCCCCTTGGCCCTAGGGACACCCCCAGGGACCTGGAAACAGTGCTGGGGAGTTCTGCCTACGCCATCTTAGCAGTGGGCATGAGACTGAGGGTGGGGCCGGAGGGTCCAGAGCCCGCCTGGGGAGCCCCAAGGCCCAGGGCGTCATAACAGAACGTGGGATGCTGGAGGCATGCCCACCAGAGGACCGTGGATGTGACCCAAAGATGCCGAGGGGGGAACTCGCCGCCAGTCTTCTGGGCCCCTGGGCTCCCAGCCTGGTACAGCACCCCTGAGGCTCTGCACGTGCAGAGGCAGGGTCAGCAGAGGCCGCCCTGGTCCACTCCAGAGGAGCTGTCCGTCTTTCTCCACGCGGCAGACTCCAGTGGGTCTCCTTGCGTCAGAAATGGCTTATTTTTCTACAGTATTTAAGACGGAAGTAACTGTCAATGCACAAGTCAGAGAGGCCGACAAGGACCCCTGCTTCTTTATCTGGTGCTCAGCTCAGTGGGACGCGGCAGCATGTCTGTGTGGGGGCGGTGGAAGAGCTGTGGGACCCTCTGCCCAAGTTCCTGCAGAACAGGACTTGGAGACTCCTGGTCCCTGCTCTAGGGACAGAGGGCAGGCATGGCAGTGCCATTGGGGCTGAAACACGGCCCCCATGGGGTGGGGCCGCTGGGAGGAGGGTGGTGTGGGCGTCGGGGAGGGACCACTCTGGGACCATTCGAGAGCCTGTCTTTGCTGCCGCTTGGGGCACAGGCCACACTTGAGCGTCACTTGACCTACTCATGCCCAGGGGCTTTGGTTTCTATCTGTGTACACCCACACGGGCTCCGAGAGAAGTCACTCCCCGTCGGGATCAGCACCGGGGCCACGCTGCATCCTTACCTCAGGAATGGGCCCCACGGTGAAGGAGCCCATCTCTCAGCAGCATCCTCTGGGTCCCCAGCTCAGGAAGCCGTCCTGCACTCTGATTTTCCCACAGTCACCTGCattactgaatttttaattaaactatGGTTACACTAGTCTGCCAGTAAGACCGGGACACAGTCAGGCCTTGGGTTCTTGGCCCCAGATTCCAACGAGGACTGCCTGTTAGAGTCCTTGCAGACCTGCTGCCTCCCAGATGACAGGCCCAAAGATGGACACCCTCTGTCTTGTCACACTTCCCCTCCCCAGATGGCTCTTCCCCAGGGGCTGGAGAAACTGCAGAGAACTGCTGGGCGGGTGGGGCGTCCCGGCCGGCCCCACCCCTTGTACGATGCCTGTAGACTTGTATATGATTCCTTTAATATTGTAAAGATGCTGATGTACAATTGTCGTGTGTTTGTGTAAACACATTATGTTCCTAGTTCATGCCATAAATGATGCTATAAAGCGAAAGACTGAGGCTCCGTCCTGTGCCCAAGCGGGAATCCAGATTCCAGCATTCCGTGCCCTGCAGGGAGCTTTGGGGATGAGATTCCTTGGGTTCCAGGGAGGAAAAACCAGCGGCGGtagttgggggaggggcagggacgAGGGTCCTGAGCTGGCTATTTATTGCTTTGGGGTGTTTCCTCACGGCTGTACCTGTCCCCTCTGGGCAGCACAGTTTCTGAATTCTGATTCACAGCCCCTAACCAGATACAAGCTGAGGGATGGCAGACCAAAGGTGTCCAGGGGAGCTTTTGACCCCCCGTTTTCAGTGTTTGTGATTTTTCCCTCTGGTTTTTTTGGTTGAGGGTTGAGAGGCTGAGGTCCTCTTTGGAGCACCACAGAGCGGTAGGAGAAGGTGGCAGTCCCCGGCCCAGGTCAGCCTGGAGACATGCAGCCGGCAAAAGCATGGGGAGCTGCGGGTCCCCCTAGGTCGGGGGGTGGGTTGCAGGGGGAGGAGTTGGAATGTATTCACCAGAGGTCCACTTTTAATGAGCCTGTTTGTATTTTCCCTCCAAGTCCTTATGTTCTAACTGAGCAAGAGCCTTTTCCCCTGCTGCTAGGGGCCACCAACCTCGCCCTGCCTGGAGGTCATGCACAGCCACTCCTCTGAGGCCACAAAGCTGTTGCCATCCCACCATACAGTGAATTTGCTGGACAGACTTGCCAGCCTTCTTTGCTCAGCAACATGCCTACAGTTGGCACATGGGCATTTTGGCTTCTGAGGTTCACATCTGAGAGGAGGAGAAAGTGTTGTGTTTATTAGAAAGGAAGTCTGGTGAAAACAGCTTAGTGGCGTGTGCGTTTATGGATTTTTCTGGCATGATAGCCAGCATAGTTGCCCGTTGGTGGAGATCCCCTAACATTTTCAAGCAAACATCTTTGATTAAACcattgtactaaaaaaaaaacaaaaaaaaaaaaaaaaaaaaaaacataaaaagagtaaCTACCTTACTGAATGTTTCTCTCAATTATTTCCTTACAATTAAGTCAAACCAGGAAGTTTGATTTTATATAATCTAGGGAATTTCTAAATTTGTAGAGAAATACTATGTTCccaaagtaatgctaaaattctAAGATAGTCCCCATAAACAAtaagtaaaaacatttttatacttcCTGGAATGAATACACTATATTGTAAGTAATCTCTTGATCACAAGCCAGCAGTATAAATGTTACTTCTGCTCTTCATAAATTATTCTTGATTATAAGCAACTGGACAGCTGACTGTGCCAATACTTCCCTGtttcccaccaggcctctctgcctgTGCAGGAGAGAATTTGTCAAAGCCACAGCAGGAGATGTTGGCCACTGTCCTGATCAATGGGGCTCAAAACCAGGTCACAACACTATtatctttaagttttttttttccccccaaagctCCCTCTTGACTCTGTTCCATAGAATAAATAAaggatattttataaattatacacCCAGCTCTAGCGCTTTGTTTCTCACCCATTGAGGCAGCCACAAAAAGGTACTCTGGCGTGGATTTCTCTGGAGCCACTGCCCCCACACTTGTGACTTGGCTTGACCACTGAATAAGGACCTTGAATAGCCCTAGTCCCACATACGGAGCCTTCTTGGTCTAGGTGAAGAGTTGCTGTGGAGGGTTGGGCCCTTTTACACTGTCTTCATTTTGCTCGTGAGTATATGTgaaccaggggcttcccaggtagccagtggtaaagaatccacctgccagtgcaggagacactggttctatgggttgggaagatcccctgggaggaggaaatggcaaccctggaaaatcccatagacagaggagcttgatgggcagtaatccatagggttgcaaagagttggacacgactgaagtgacttagcaagcatatgtaaaccagggacttcccaggtggctcagtggtaaagaaactgcttgccaatgGATGAGACTCAGATTAGATcactgagttaggaagatcctctggaggaggaaagggcaacccactccagtattcttgcctggaaaatcccatggacagaggaacctggcaggctgcagttcatgggattgcagagtcggacacgactgagcaggcataCACGCACATAGATAAACCAAACCCAACCAAACCAGCTGACAAACGGGTAGAGAAGCAAGGATGTGAGAAATGGCTCCTGACCAAGGGAAGATCAATTTAGCTGAGCCTAAATTAGACCACAGGATTGGGGGCTACCCTGCTCCCCATCCAGGAGGCAGTCCTGTGATCTCTAGAGAATGCTGTCTGTTAAGATGGCCCCATCCCACTGGGCCCTTCCTACCCTCCTGACTTCCAGATACAAGAGGTCAGCTGCAGTGGCCCTGGAGGACACTGTAGGACCCATAAGATCGGAGTGTCCCCTAAGGGGATGACAAAGTGGGACATACAGATGCAGGAGCCGCCGGAGAATCTCCAGTTTGAGGCAGAGCACTTGACTCAAGCCACTGGGCAGTTCTAGATCAAGCTGGAGGGCCAGCTGTTGGTCAGAGGACACATGCTGGCCTTGAGCCTGACATCTAGATTGACAAGGAATGTTGAAAGAACTGTGATGTCACAGACTGATGGTCATCAGACCAAAGTTTGACTTCGGTTGACTTTAAGGTGGGTAGGCAGATGTTTTCAGCCACAAACTGACAGCTACATAATGCTGGTCTTGTCTCAGAGGTGATGAGAACGTGGCTGGCCCCCATTCTGCTCACCCACTCTCCACCCAAAGTGGGCAACTCCATGTAGAGAGAAGCCTTGCCCCACCTGGAGACAAAGGCTCTCGGGGCAGCCTTTTGTGGACGGaggtaaagaaaaaggaatgggTGGCAGCTAGGGGCAGCTTCCTGCCAGGGGTCAGGCTAGCAGTGCAGTTCTCTCAGGAGCCGCAGATTGACCCAGATGGAACCCAACCCCGGTGTGGTTCGAAGGTCAGAATAGGATCTCACAGCCCCTGCATCCGCCCTGCCACACATCCTCTGTAAGTCCAGGGGCACTGCCCTGAGAGCTTTTTAATGCAAGGAGAGCCCAGCCCCTGGGAAAACTCCCCAGTCGTACCCCCTGCTCCCCGGCTGGTCTTGTTTGGGAATGCCAGATGGCAGCTCTCTGCTCCCAAGCCCCAGAGTTGAAAAAACAAGGCACCTGAATGATCCACAGGGAGCTCTTCAAACCTCAGAGGCTCAGGGAGAGTGGGAGCCACTTCTAGGATACGTATCCAGGCACTGCTGCCTGTAAGCAGTTGACTATTCACAGGGAAGAAGCACTCTACGTTTCCaatctctccctcccacccccagtggAAGGTTGTCTTGGGACAGTATTTGTTCTATTTTGGGATCATGTAACTTTGACTTGAACAGTGGGCTAATGTGGCTGCAGCGGCTTTGGACCTCAGTCAGCAAATGGGTCCTCACTGCAAAGATCTTTATCTTCCTGCTCACCCGATGAATGCCATTGACTGAGGGTCACATGTGCCAGTCACTGCAGGTGCTTGGAGAACAAGACAGCCCACAAGGCTAAGAGAAGATGTCCATTTATCCACAAGAATTGTTGGAGGCTCTGTGAACTTATCTGGAAGAGAACTTTCCATATGACAGTTTTCAAGTTGGTCACAACATCGAACATAGATTACCCCCAAATTCCTCGGTTTGCAAGTAGAGTCAACCACCTCTCCAGCCCCAATGACTGGTACCTCTATAGTGAACGAGGCGTCCTTGAAATTCTAATGAGACATCCAGGGACTGAAGCAGGCACACTCCGCAGGAGGAACACAAAGGAGAGGGCTAGAGGTCAATGGCATTTGGATTTTCGTCTTAGTTTCCATTACACTAAACAGCCAGTCCTGACAGCCGTCTCTGGGCCTGACAGCAAGCCGGACAATCATCTCCTTGACCCAGAGCCATGGCTCTAGGATGACAACAGCTGGGTCACCCCAGCCCTGACTCCCAGGACCTCTTCACATAGCCACCACAAACCGCGACAAATCCGTAGAAGAGCAGGGGCGGAGCCCGGGAAGCGCTAGGATGCCTAAGCCAAGCGCCTGGAAGGATGCCCGCCCAGCCCCCAGGAGAACACGGGTCCCCACATCCCTGGCTGGACGGGGTGGGAGGTGCGCCACCTGCCACGGGTTTAAGCGGCTGGGAGCCAAGCTTGCTGCTCGAAGCCCATGTCTAGAATGTCACCAGAGCTTCCTCTTCAGTGTCCTGGACTCCGGCCAGGGCTCCCGCGGAAGCTGCGGTCTGGGGCGAACAGTCTGCACCAGCAGGGCGGGGCGGCTGCTCCCACTCCGGACGCGGGCCACGCCCCCTTGGACGCGAACACACCCCCATTTCCCGGGGCTCACGGGACACGCCTCTCCCTGCAGCCAAACAGCACCAAGCAGATTTGTACGAGTACGCACAAGGTCCTGGAATTCTCGCCTGGTTGCCGCACAATATAAGGAGCATAactggggcggggcgggcggtCGGTGGGTGGCGGCGGAGGTTGTGCAACTGCCGGAGGAGCCGGGGTGCGCGGCCAGGGCTGTCCAAGTTCTCATCGCAGGGATCCAGGGAGCCTgggacagagtcagacaccaacATTGCCACCTTTGGGTGGCACTGATGGCCTCGCTCCGTCAGGGGAGCAGTGTGGCCCTGGCGAGAGTTGGGGAGCCCAGGTCCCTGCTGGGCCAATGGGAGTGAAGCTTGGGCAGAGGGGCCCGCGCCTGCAGCCAAGGCAGCAGAAGTCGAAGCAGCGGCGACAGCCGGGCCTGGCAGCACAGGGCCAGCCCCAAAGCCCCTAGGCTGGATGCATACCAGATCCTGAGGGAGGGCAGTAGGGGGAGCGCCGGGCGAGGCCCCACCCAACAAAAGTAGGAGACTGACACCCCCTTTCCCAGCCCGAGGGCAGCTGGGCTGCATTCTCAGGCCCACAGAGCCCCCATGGGTGGGTCCCTCCTGGGGGCCCTGTGAGTCACTTCCCCAGGCCCTGGAGGCCTCCGTTGAAGGTGCCTCCCTCTGCAGCAAAGCCTCCTTTGTTCTTCTGCTGGCTTCACTTCAcaaccctttcctcccctctgggTTGCAGACGCAGGTTCTGAGGGTTTGGGGGGCACTGACTATCAGCAGCACAGAGGTGGCAGATGGAAAGTGGTCTGGCGTTGCAGAAGGCTGGCACCTCCATTCCTCTGTCCCCTGCTCTCAGAGCTCAGGCTCTCTCACCACCCCAGACATCTGGGGAAACCCCCACCTCCTGCACAGATAGTGGGTGTGCAGCCTTCAGAGCTCAATCCTGGACGAGTACCAGGAGGGAGGGTGGTTTGAATGTGCTCACCCTGGCTGGCACCGCCTAGAGCTGCTCAACTGGCCCCTGATGCTTCTCTTGCATCACGAAGAGGCTCCCTTGGCTCAGATGACTGAGGCACCATCACTCACTCTCATGCTCTCCATTCCCTCAGCCTCCCCTACCTCCCATGCCCCATTGGAAGCccagcccaggaatggaattTGTCAAAGTGCCTTCAGACACAGCCTCTTGTctgccttctctcccctccccacctgccaTCTCCAGCTGGGCTGACCACGTGGGGGGCTCACTGTCCCcaggggatgggaggggggtggTCACCTGCCCACTCTGCGCTGAAGGCAGTCACCCGCTTGGTGTGATGAGCACCAGCCTTGCAGCCAACTAGAACTCTTGTTTGGAAGAAGTAGAAAACttaaatttcaggaaaaaaaagctgTGCACAAAGATtctcaaattttatttacaatagtaaaaatgaaaataggggTTCAGAGATCAGACAAGACAGGGCACATTCAGGGTAGTATGGCTATAGacgatcttatttacaaagcagaaacagagacacaactaaagagaacaaatgtatggataccaagggggaaagaggggtggtgggatgaattgggagattgggactggcatatatacactcttgataccatgtataaaatagataactaataagaacctactgtataacaaagCACTCTACTCAATGCACTATGGtcacctaagtgggaaggaaatctccaaaggaggggatatatgtgtacgtgtgctgattcactttgctgtatcgcagaaactaacacaactttgtaaagcaactacactccagtaaaaaatgtgtttaaatggGAGAATGTGTCctaaaaacagagagaagatgAAATCTATTATGGAACATCATTTGATAAAATGTATTTATCCTTCTATAAAGACTTATTGTCTCCAGTCTGCCAGGCCCTTGTAGGGCCTCGGTTCAAGCAGAGGGGCTTCTGGAGGCCAGGCTCTGAGCCATGAGTGTTTCACACATTAACTCACCAAATCCTTCAACCACAGCTGGGATGAAGGAGCGATCAAGTCTCatttacagagaaaatgaaaggtgTGAGATCCCACAGCTAACGAGGGCTAGAGGAGCAATCCCGGTGTCCACGCTCCTGCCACTGAAAGCAACTATTGTGTTAGCTTCACATTGCTGCTGTGACacattaccacaaacttagtgtcataaaacataaatttatcatGATGCAGTTCTAGAGATCGGAATTCTGACATGGGTTTGccaggctaaaatcaaggtgtccgTGGAGCTGACTGGTGGCTCTAGGGAAAAATATGTTTCCTtgacttttccagtttctagaggctGCCCGCATTCTTTGGCTCATGGctgcctccatcttcaaagccagtgcTGTAATATCCTTAAATATCTCTGACTCTGACTCTTCTGGACTCAtgattacattgggcccacccagataatatgggcttcctttgtggctcagctggtaaagaatctgcctgcaatgcgggagacctgggttcaatccctgggttggaaagatcccctggagaagggaatggctacccactccagtattctggcctggagaattccatggactctataggcAATGGGGTAGCAAAgtgccggacacaactgagtgactttcactttcacccagataatccaggataatctcacTATTTCAAGATCAACTGATTAACCTTAATTCTATTTGCAGCCTTACTTGTTCTTTGCCATAACACCTAATACATTCACAGATTCCTAGGTTTAGGATGTGGACATATTTGGGGGCATTATTCTGTCTGCCAGAGCTAAGTAGCTAATAAAAATCAGAGACTTTTTACTGAGCACCAACTATAtgcctatgggcttccctggtggctcagatggtaaagaatccgcctgcaatgcaggagacccgggtttgatccctgggtcaggaagaccccctggagaagggaatgactacccactccagtgttctt
This window harbors:
- the KCTD15 gene encoding BTB/POZ domain-containing protein KCTD15 → MPHRKERPSGSSLHAHGSTGTAEGGSMSRLSLTRSPVSPLAAQGIPLPAQLTKSNAPVHIDVGGHMYTSSLATLTKYPDSRISRLFNGTEPIVLDSLKQHYFIDRDGEIFRYVLSFLRTSKLLLPDDFKDFSLLYEEARYYQLQPMVRELERWQHEQEQRRRSRACDCLVVRVTPDLGERIALSGEKALIEEVFPETGDVMCNSVNAGWNQDPTHVIRFPLNGYCRLNSVQVLERLFQRGFSVAASCGGGVDSSQFSEYVLCREERRPQPNPTAVRIKQEPLD